Proteins from a genomic interval of Nerophis lumbriciformis linkage group LG01, RoL_Nlum_v2.1, whole genome shotgun sequence:
- the ppp1r3da gene encoding protein phosphatase 1, regulatory subunit 3Da: MQMYFYACMVSRASVSDRMDPSWFIGQEKISLTNSDPETTLSSSCRIFSNPCVTINLTDMLRGVKSDSEKRPIPIRPPGPRGSAPKHQELHTSSYEPMPKSIIRRSQSLPPVTEEKRPCRQVGVRFTDSLGLDLENIKLFDSREEPSVPYHVSFRLLMGAELADGKHLEISLPYLKPLFDHQPGDHPSYVRHLFKRKVRLERVLCLEFGVIGIVQVLNLDFKKDVKARYSFTEWKSCAEVKASWVSTTSKICEGEGQLCCDVFQFHLPVPPFLQPGAVLEFAIQYKVCGAEYWDNNGGQNYKLVCHNYKHTVPKECEDSMVHFF; this comes from the exons ATGCAGATGTACTTCTACGCTTGTATG GTGAGCAGGGCATCAGTTTCTGACAGAATGGACCCCAGCTGGTTTATTGGACAAGAGAAGATTTCACTCACAAACTCTGACCCGGAAACAACATTGTCCAGCTCTTGCAGAATATTTTCCAACCCCTGCGTGACCATCAACCTGACCGATATGCTACGGGGCGTTAAAAGCGATTCAGAGAAGAGGCCGATTCCCATCCGGCCGCCAGGTCCCAGAGGGTCTGCGCCAAAGCATCAGGAGCTCCACACCTCTTCCTATGAACCCATGCCGAAATCCATCATCCGACGGTCACAGTCCCTGCCGCCTGTCACAGAGGAGAAGAGGCCATGCAGACAGGTTGGGGTACGCTTTACTGACTCCCTGGGCCTCGACCTGGAGAACATCAAACTTTTCGATTCAAGAGAGGAACCATCTGTGCCATATCATGTCAGCTTCAGATTGCTAATGGGTGCAGAGTTAGCAGATGGAAAACACTTGGAGATATCATTGCCGTATTTAAAGCCACTTTTTGACCACCAGCCCGGTGATCATCCTTCGTATGTGCGCCATCTCTTCAAGCGCAAAGTGCGCCTCGAGAGAGTCCTGTGTTTAGAATTTGGCGTCATCGGAATCGTCCAGGTGCTCAATCTGGATTTTAAAAAAGATGTGAAGGCCCGCTATTCATTTACAGAGTGGAAGAGTTGTGCAGAAGTTAAGGCCTCGTGGGTGTCCACCACCTCAAAGATCTGTGAAGGGGAAGGTCAACTCTGCTGTGACGTGTTCCAATTTCACCTGCCCGTCCCTCCATTCCTGCAGCCTGGAGCGGTGTTAGAGTTTGCCATCCAGTACAAAGTCTGTGGAGCTGAATACTGGGACAACAATGGTGGACAGAATTATAAGTTAGTTTGTCATAACTACAAGCACACTGTGCCCAAAGAATGTGAGGACAGCATGGTTCACTTTTTTTAA